The Amycolatopsis japonica nucleotide sequence CAGGTTCGCGATGCGGTAGCGCTCGGCCCGGCCCAGTTCGAGGACGGACTTGTCGTCCAGGCAGTACGGACAGGCCAGGTTGCAGCGCACCAGGGGCGACCAGCAGACGCTGATCGGCACGTCCGCGTGCACGGCCGCCGGGTGGATTTCAGGCCAGGAACCGACGTCAGTGCCGGACAACCGGACACGCCCGGAGCCGAGGGCGGTGCTGGCGCGGTGAGTCAGTCCGGTGAGCGGATCATGGATGACGCTCTCGTTGCCCTGTGTTCGCGCCGCAAAGGTACGTGTCGTGGTCGTGCGTGGTGCCGTCATGCTGTGTCCTGCGGGGGCAGCATCGGCGAGACAAAGAGTTCCTCGAACGGCTTCGGGCCGACGTACTGGCGGCAAGTACAGGGCACCCACTGGTTGCCGATCCAGTCCCTGTGCAGTATCTGGCCGTGGCACTCCTTGGTGTCGGGGTCGTGCTGTTCCAGCCCATGCGAACAGCCACAGACCGGTTTCGGACTCGTGCCTGCACCTGTTTGGCGGCGGGTCAGCTTGCCCGTCAGAAGCCCGGCGCCGAAAAGGCCAGCGCCCACCGCGAGGGAGATAGGTTCGATCATCGTGCGGCGCCTTCTTGCTGGTCGGTGTCGTGGCGGCGTTCGATGTTGGTGGTCGTCGCTGGCGTAGGTGGAGTCATCGCAGTACCTCGCAGGAGCGCAGTAGATCGGTCATATCGGCGGTGAATGAACGGGAGCGGCTGGTTGGGGCGGGTCGCCGCATGAGGTCCCAGTAACGGGCGAGAGTGCCGGGCCAGCTGGCGAGTTTGCGTTGCCATTGCTGGTCGGCGTCCGGTGGATCGAGGTGGAACCCGACGGCTTGCCGGAGCGGGATGACCAGCAAGCCTGACGCGATCAGGCACGCGCCGAGGTAGGTGTCTTCCATGCCCCAGCCGATTCGCCCGAACTCGGGGTCGAAGCCCCCGACGTTGAGGACGGCGGTGCGGGGAACGGCGACAAGGGCGGTGACGACCATGCGGGGGAGGTCCCAGTCGACATAGCGTCGGCCGTAGCCGAGGTCGAGGAAGTCGTGGGTGTCGTCCAGCGGGCGGCCGTCGAAGCGCTTATCCAGGGTGATGCCGGTGTAGAGCAGCGGTCGGCCGACCGGTGGCCGCCAGACGACTCGGTGGTCGGCGGCGAGGTGCGGATGATCGGCGAGCACTCCGCGCCCGCCCTGGTGCAGGTCGTAGGGGAGGTTGTGGCGGAACCCGACAAGCACCGTGGTGTCGGTCGCGCGGGCGGTGAAGTCGGTGATCACGTGCGGGGGCAGGACCATGTCGCCGTCGAGATAGAGGACGGTTTGCCCGCGGGCGAGCGCGGTGCCGAGGTTGCGCGCGGTGGCCGCGCCCGCGCGTTCAGGGATCCGCAGGACGGTGGTGACGATCGGATGCACGGCGGCGACGGCGGCTGTGGTGTCGGTACTGGCGTCGTCGACGACGATAACCTCGAACCTGTACCGGTGGTGCTGGCCTTCCAAGGCGTCAAGCACGGAGGAAAGGCAATAGCCGACGTTGTGGGCCGGGATGACGACCGAGAGGGTGCGCACGGCGGCCAGCGGAAGGCCTGACGGCGTGGGCTCGTGCCAGCCGATTCCGGACACGGCTTCCCAGCTTCGGGTGCTGCTGGTGTGAAAGTTGTTCCGGTGCAGTAATTCCTGGTGCAGCGTGGTCACGCCCACCCCCAGTCCCGGAGGTATGGCACTCCGTCGCACCATGCCCTCGGATCCGGGATGATCGTGATCTGCCCGAATCGGGCGGAATGGTCGAACACACGTTGTAGAGCGTGCAGATACAGCGGCTCGACCAGGATCAGCACGTGCCGCAGCGACGGTGCGTCGGCGAGTTCGGTGTCCAGTTGCGCGGCGACCGTCCGCTCGTGCAGGCGCGCGGCAGCGGCCCGCGTCGTGAGCCGGTGGTCGTAGGTGCTGATCAGCGTCTCAGGTCGCAGCAGGCCGTGGGCGCCGGACAGGATCCGGATCCGAGCTCGGCGAGCGGGATCCGCGGCGAAATGTTCTCGCGCGCTCGGGACGCATCCGCCCTGATAGAGGTCGAGCGCCTCGACCGGTGCGGCGGTGACAAGCTTCCGCCGTGAGCAGTTGAGGATGATCAACCCTTGGTCGGGTGCGAGGACGCGAGTGGTGGGCGGCCGGAGAGTCATAGCTCGCGCACCACCCGCATGCCGATGCCACGCGAGCGCAATTCCGCGGGAGCGGCGTTGAGGAACGTGCATTGCGCGTACAACGTTGGCGAGGCATAGGAACCGCCGCGGATGACGGCTCCCTCACTCATCGAGGTGCTGGCGGTCCACTCCCACACGTTGCCTGCGACATCGAGCATGCCCTCGGGTGTGACTCCGGCGAGATGCGTGTCGACCGGGGTGACCGTGTCGTGCAGGGAATCACGGAGGTTCGCGAACGCCGGCTGCCAAGG carries:
- a CDS encoding glycosyltransferase family 2 protein, whose protein sequence is MTTLHQELLHRNNFHTSSTRSWEAVSGIGWHEPTPSGLPLAAVRTLSVVIPAHNVGYCLSSVLDALEGQHHRYRFEVIVVDDASTDTTAAVAAVHPIVTTVLRIPERAGAATARNLGTALARGQTVLYLDGDMVLPPHVITDFTARATDTTVLVGFRHNLPYDLHQGGRGVLADHPHLAADHRVVWRPPVGRPLLYTGITLDKRFDGRPLDDTHDFLDLGYGRRYVDWDLPRMVVTALVAVPRTAVLNVGGFDPEFGRIGWGMEDTYLGACLIASGLLVIPLRQAVGFHLDPPDADQQWQRKLASWPGTLARYWDLMRRPAPTSRSRSFTADMTDLLRSCEVLR
- a CDS encoding formylglycine-generating enzyme family protein, whose translation is MWTRTPIACGHLPSDRPGLGPRYPVTEISHAEATQIASRLGGRLPRSAEWEWMAAGPSRRRWPWGASPWQPAFANLRDSLHDTVTPVDTHLAGVTPEGMLDVAGNVWEWTASTSMSEGAVIRGGSYASPTLYAQCTFLNAAPAELRSRGIGMRVVREL
- a CDS encoding DUF6884 domain-containing protein translates to MTLRPPTTRVLAPDQGLIILNCSRRKLVTAAPVEALDLYQGGCVPSAREHFAADPARRARIRILSGAHGLLRPETLISTYDHRLTTRAAAARLHERTVAAQLDTELADAPSLRHVLILVEPLYLHALQRVFDHSARFGQITIIPDPRAWCDGVPYLRDWGWA